A genomic segment from Methanoplanus limicola DSM 2279 encodes:
- a CDS encoding PAS domain-containing protein: MKNDDDEIYLILDILESNPDGVIIKDIASELNLNRDTIARHLRVLLMKGDVEIKQIGPAKIYYKSKRVPSSVLKNFCPHPQVYFNKLMRVCEVNIEFRQLAGPVPEVIVGKKPDELGIELLLDETIELHYKNALNGRKIVKYLYTLLNGNNYYFKAVLLPVVLEDGRAGLCLILIDKTASVDSKTINEKSEDFYRAIVEDQTEYICRVLPDGTFTYANRAYCEMRGKNPDELIGRKFLPLNLNKIISDNLSEFTADNPVVTEEIQVVLPKGEISWQQWKIRGIFDENQKLTEFQMAGRDFTELKRAEEQIKMYHSNLEILVRERTNELQAINRELIEEISERKETEERLNLAIEGSKYVFWDWNLITDKVVFGRKLTEMLGISHKDMGDNIDLWAARVHPEDLDHVIQSQKDHFSGLNDYYEAEYRMRHRDGYYVWMYAIGKVSSRSSDGTPIRMSGLQSDISEKIQIKKDFELQKLLLNSLAQVSGLKEAAELCLKNAIKYTGLNSGCFYIYDGDNDKFSFLSSYGLDNGETECLTNIESHPEINLKYSGAEPQYISIKNPLTNDNASHGLNDYKSVAIVPVKYNNILAGIFCLFSKEFDNIPDSTRNTLESASEILNGTLLRIKTDDEMEKTQKHLAFALNIVNMAIFEINLKNEMMTFYYPVNRMIKGSDYRLKKVKIPWKISLHPEDYEKVTKAIEDHINGSVPYYRSTHRVISDDGSVTWYSNSGKIVEWDDKNRPLIISGVSADLTEEKMRRLIQE, encoded by the coding sequence ATGAAAAACGATGATGATGAAATATACTTAATCCTTGACATCCTTGAGTCAAATCCTGACGGAGTAATCATTAAAGATATTGCATCCGAACTGAATCTTAACAGAGATACCATTGCCCGACACCTGCGTGTGCTTCTGATGAAAGGAGATGTTGAAATAAAACAGATAGGTCCTGCAAAAATATATTATAAATCAAAAAGAGTTCCAAGTTCAGTTCTGAAGAACTTCTGCCCGCACCCGCAGGTATATTTCAATAAATTAATGAGAGTCTGTGAGGTAAACATAGAATTCAGACAGCTTGCAGGACCTGTACCTGAAGTAATTGTCGGGAAAAAACCCGATGAACTGGGAATTGAACTTCTTCTGGACGAAACAATTGAGTTGCATTATAAAAATGCCCTTAACGGGCGTAAAATCGTAAAATATCTTTATACACTACTTAACGGAAATAATTATTATTTTAAGGCTGTACTCCTGCCTGTTGTTCTTGAAGACGGAAGAGCAGGATTATGCCTGATATTAATCGATAAAACAGCATCTGTAGATTCAAAGACCATAAATGAGAAAAGTGAGGATTTTTACAGGGCAATTGTTGAAGATCAGACAGAATATATATGCCGGGTACTGCCTGACGGAACTTTTACCTATGCCAACCGTGCCTATTGTGAGATGAGAGGAAAAAATCCTGACGAACTTATCGGACGTAAATTTCTCCCGTTAAATCTGAATAAAATAATATCAGACAATTTATCAGAGTTCACCGCTGATAATCCGGTTGTTACAGAAGAAATACAGGTCGTTCTCCCAAAAGGTGAAATTTCATGGCAACAGTGGAAAATCAGAGGAATTTTTGATGAAAATCAGAAATTAACTGAATTTCAGATGGCGGGCAGGGACTTTACCGAACTTAAACGTGCAGAAGAACAGATTAAAATGTACCATTCAAATCTTGAGATACTTGTAAGAGAACGTACAAATGAACTTCAGGCCATAAACAGAGAACTGATTGAAGAAATTTCAGAGAGAAAAGAGACTGAAGAGAGATTAAATCTCGCTATTGAAGGATCAAAATATGTCTTCTGGGACTGGAACCTGATAACAGATAAAGTAGTATTTGGCCGGAAACTGACTGAGATGCTTGGCATCAGCCACAAAGATATGGGTGATAATATTGACTTATGGGCTGCCAGAGTTCATCCCGAAGACCTTGACCATGTAATTCAGTCCCAGAAAGATCATTTCAGTGGCCTAAATGATTATTATGAGGCCGAATACAGAATGAGACATAGAGACGGTTATTATGTCTGGATGTATGCAATAGGAAAGGTCAGTTCAAGAAGTTCTGATGGTACACCTATACGGATGTCCGGACTACAGTCAGACATATCTGAAAAAATTCAGATTAAAAAAGACTTTGAACTCCAGAAATTACTTCTGAACTCACTTGCACAGGTCTCCGGATTAAAAGAGGCAGCAGAACTATGCCTGAAAAATGCAATAAAATATACTGGCCTGAATTCCGGATGCTTTTACATATATGATGGTGATAACGATAAATTCAGTTTTCTTTCGTCCTATGGACTGGATAACGGTGAAACAGAATGCCTGACTAATATTGAGTCACATCCGGAAATTAATCTAAAATATTCAGGCGCAGAACCGCAATATATCAGCATAAAAAATCCTCTCACAAATGACAATGCCAGTCATGGATTAAATGATTATAAATCTGTAGCAATAGTTCCTGTAAAGTATAATAATATCCTTGCAGGAATATTCTGCCTGTTCTCAAAGGAATTTGATAATATCCCGGATTCGACCAGAAACACTCTTGAATCTGCCTCAGAAATTCTTAACGGAACCCTTCTCAGAATAAAAACTGATGATGAAATGGAAAAAACACAGAAGCACCTTGCTTTTGCATTAAATATTGTTAACATGGCAATTTTTGAAATTAATCTGAAAAATGAGATGATGACATTTTATTATCCCGTCAACAGGATGATAAAGGGTTCTGATTACAGATTGAAGAAAGTAAAGATACCATGGAAGATATCTCTTCACCCGGAAGATTACGAAAAAGTCACAAAGGCAATTGAAGATCATATTAACGGTTCAGTCCCATATTACCGTTCAACGCACAGAGTCATTTCAGATGACGGTTCGGTAACCTGGTACTCAAATTCCGGAAAAATTGTAGAATGGGATGATAAAAACAGACCCCTGATAATATCCGGAGTTTCTGCGGACCTGACTGAAGAAAAAATGAGAAGATTAATTCAGGAATAG
- a CDS encoding MBL fold metallo-hydrolase, producing the protein MHLLNLTENPTTYTCNVYYLKSEFSSVPSNNTIIDIGRDEIIFENFSNIEVNPGRKLIDQIIITHNHYDHTALLEIVKKEYSPVVYGFSPFIKGVDVILKGGESLLIADKYFEVIHTPGHTQDSVCLYCKDNGYLFVGDTPVIVNPGEWTFEENYVRAMEYLCRKDVSKIFFGHGPPLENNCNERLKKTLKVIMNSNIKPGSQ; encoded by the coding sequence TTGCATCTCTTAAATCTGACAGAAAACCCGACAACATATACCTGTAATGTCTATTATTTAAAGAGTGAATTCAGTTCAGTTCCTTCAAATAATACGATAATAGATATAGGGCGGGATGAGATAATCTTTGAGAATTTCAGTAATATTGAGGTAAATCCCGGGAGAAAACTGATAGATCAGATAATAATCACACATAATCACTATGACCACACAGCCCTGTTAGAGATTGTAAAAAAGGAATACTCTCCTGTAGTCTATGGTTTCTCGCCTTTCATCAAGGGGGTTGATGTCATACTGAAAGGAGGAGAATCCCTTCTGATTGCAGATAAATATTTTGAGGTGATACATACACCGGGGCACACCCAGGATTCTGTCTGCCTGTACTGCAAAGATAATGGATATCTGTTCGTAGGAGATACTCCGGTGATAGTCAATCCGGGTGAGTGGACATTTGAGGAGAATTATGTTAGGGCGATGGAATATCTGTGCAGAAAAGATGTATCAAAGATCTTCTTTGGTCATGGTCCCCCTTTAGAGAATAACTGTAATGAGCGGTTGAAAAAAACACTGAAGGTAATAATGAACAGCAACATTAAACCCGGCAGCCAATAA
- a CDS encoding CheR family methyltransferase yields MGATYFFRDLHTLNMVHSVIIPEINNNRKSQGCPQKKINIWSAGCANGSEPYTLAVILREALDESVFSDVCIRATDIDPNNRFEAIINRGSYTAGELSKIPADMFAGNFMPDIENAGNYVINDNIRKQVKYHHHDLLTLKPVINEPFDIILCKNVLLHFSEKQRSDVIEMFYNSLTDGGFFITEQTQKIPEHLPVKFEQMVSNARIYRKKRF; encoded by the coding sequence ATGGGTGCTACATACTTTTTTCGTGACCTCCATACCCTGAATATGGTTCACTCAGTAATTATTCCGGAAATTAATAACAATAGAAAATCACAGGGATGTCCCCAAAAAAAGATAAATATCTGGAGCGCCGGTTGTGCCAACGGCTCAGAACCCTATACCCTTGCAGTAATCCTCAGAGAGGCACTTGATGAATCTGTCTTTTCAGATGTCTGCATACGTGCTACAGATATTGATCCAAATAATAGATTTGAGGCAATAATAAACCGTGGCTCATATACAGCCGGTGAATTATCAAAAATTCCGGCAGATATGTTTGCAGGAAACTTTATGCCCGATATTGAGAATGCAGGCAATTATGTGATCAATGATAATATAAGAAAACAGGTGAAATATCATCATCATGATCTTCTCACCTTAAAACCGGTTATAAATGAACCTTTTGACATAATTCTCTGTAAAAATGTCCTTCTTCATTTTTCTGAAAAACAGCGTAGTGATGTAATTGAGATGTTTTATAACTCACTTACAGACGGAGGATTTTTTATCACTGAACAGACCCAGAAAATACCGGAGCATTTACCTGTTAAGTTTGAACAGATGGTGAGCAATGCCAGAATATACAGGAAAAAAAGGTTTTAA
- a CDS encoding (Fe-S)-binding protein, which produces MGFDSSKCDFNICRGECLTRCPYVSYDETGAKNAIKSLINGKNVPILTECITCAACNDFCPTGANPWDLIAWRQEETDILGIPVDAKPSSDWLKKPYFVRKGKPGGPLISMGGIYEVVPQQEFLSGIMFDDATIIGGGNLACGFTETHLGRASRPKKNLSVFIENLSLEAEKYGVDEIVFTHDACYNVVTTLAMAENMEVPFRPVHILEYLRNWLKEHKDRITPLNIKAGLQGGCTTRYAPVSGDKEIWSDWISDIFEMIGVESVEANRKYTGENRLCCGSSIFHSQHERALDIQKMNIQDAIDAGAERYVFICPACIAIMRMTCGKLNLEPVYITQLVRMALGEELGEAGTAAFGYPVR; this is translated from the coding sequence ATGGGTTTTGACAGTTCAAAATGTGACTTTAATATATGCAGAGGCGAGTGTTTAACCCGCTGCCCTTATGTTTCATACGATGAAACAGGGGCAAAAAATGCAATAAAATCACTAATTAATGGAAAAAATGTTCCAATTCTTACAGAATGTATTACCTGCGCAGCCTGCAACGATTTCTGTCCTACAGGTGCAAACCCCTGGGATCTGATAGCCTGGCGCCAGGAGGAGACTGATATACTCGGAATTCCGGTTGATGCCAAACCATCCAGCGACTGGCTTAAAAAACCATATTTCGTACGAAAAGGTAAACCCGGAGGACCTCTGATTTCAATGGGGGGAATTTATGAAGTGGTACCACAACAGGAATTTCTAAGCGGCATTATGTTTGATGATGCTACTATCATCGGAGGCGGAAATCTTGCATGTGGATTTACAGAAACTCATCTTGGACGTGCTTCAAGACCAAAGAAAAATTTATCTGTATTTATTGAAAATCTATCACTGGAAGCTGAAAAGTATGGAGTTGATGAGATCGTATTTACTCATGACGCATGCTACAATGTGGTTACAACTCTTGCAATGGCTGAAAATATGGAGGTACCGTTCAGGCCGGTTCATATTCTGGAATACCTCCGCAACTGGTTAAAGGAGCATAAAGACAGGATAACACCCCTTAACATAAAAGCAGGTCTTCAGGGAGGATGTACTACACGATATGCCCCTGTAAGCGGAGATAAGGAGATCTGGTCAGACTGGATTAGTGATATATTTGAGATGATCGGTGTTGAGTCAGTAGAAGCGAACCGGAAATATACCGGAGAGAACAGGCTATGCTGCGGCTCAAGTATATTCCATTCCCAGCATGAACGGGCGCTTGATATTCAGAAGATGAATATTCAGGATGCCATTGATGCGGGAGCTGAGCGGTATGTCTTCATCTGTCCGGCATGCATCGCAATTATGAGAATGACCTGCGGAAAACTTAACCTTGAACCGGTGTATATCACTCAGCTGGTACGGATGGCTCTCGGCGAGGAACTCGGAGAAGCAGGCACGGCAGCTTTTGGCTATCCGGTCAGATAA
- a CDS encoding pyridoxamine 5'-phosphate oxidase family protein, whose protein sequence is MVKFTKEMKDGLRVPGKGGSLVYLCTSSLDGKPNIAAMRFVATHMEDKILIADMFLLKTKMNIKENPNVTVAICHPLAEGRWWAFKGKAVDIEYGFPRDFDWYGANATDILNEWGDWNKSEPPEEVPPDIVFPKAAQRGVVVVHVEEAYSIEPGHAGEKIL, encoded by the coding sequence ATGGTTAAATTTACGAAAGAAATGAAAGATGGACTCAGAGTGCCCGGAAAGGGAGGTAGTCTTGTTTACCTGTGTACATCAAGTCTGGACGGAAAACCAAATATTGCGGCAATGCGTTTTGTTGCAACCCATATGGAAGACAAGATCCTTATTGCAGATATGTTCCTCCTTAAGACAAAGATGAACATAAAGGAAAATCCCAATGTAACAGTTGCAATATGCCACCCACTGGCAGAGGGACGCTGGTGGGCATTTAAAGGTAAAGCAGTTGACATCGAGTATGGTTTCCCACGTGATTTTGACTGGTATGGTGCAAATGCAACTGACATCCTGAATGAATGGGGAGACTGGAATAAATCTGAACCTCCGGAAGAAGTTCCGCCAGACATCGTATTTCCAAAAGCTGCCCAGCGTGGTGTCGTTGTGGTGCATGTAGAAGAGGCATATTCAATTGAACCTGGCCATGCCGGAGAAAAAATTTTGTAG
- a CDS encoding 4Fe-4S binding protein, whose protein sequence is MNSDVTENQGKEDKKIPKKFPWIIPFSCEGCGDCVEVCPTGSIELIDLGKKVDKAWITNPDTCIGCGKCSQACVVGAVQMTEYVDRAIQRYKEKKKPE, encoded by the coding sequence ATGAACAGTGATGTTACAGAAAATCAGGGAAAAGAAGATAAAAAAATCCCTAAGAAATTTCCCTGGATTATCCCTTTTTCATGTGAGGGGTGCGGGGACTGTGTTGAGGTATGCCCGACAGGTTCAATAGAACTCATAGATCTTGGGAAGAAGGTGGATAAAGCATGGATTACAAATCCTGACACCTGTATTGGATGCGGTAAATGCTCACAGGCATGTGTTGTCGGAGCCGTGCAGATGACTGAATATGTAGATCGTGCAATACAGAGATATAAGGAGAAGAAAAAACCGGAATGA
- the mch gene encoding methenyltetrahydromethanopterin cyclohydrolase, producing the protein MISINQLTEPIVQEMIQRQSELEISSHTLENKATVIDCGVNVRGSYQAGLMYVKACLGGLATAGITTGHINGIPFPFLDLTIQHPPVACLGSQKAGWIIKTDSYSAMASGPARALAKKPKKTYSSIGYSDVSETAVIALESDRFPDINTLDYIAEICGIEPSGLTVLIAPINSLVGSIQISGRVVTMVLHSLEENGSDLNLIRYATGRSPIAPVKKNRMEAMGTTNDCNIYYGSVCLTTDRYDPVYEKLISQSSPDYGRPFYRIFKEAGYDFLKIDSKLAFSPAEITVNDCSTGEIFSFGSLNGDVILESFGLH; encoded by the coding sequence ATGATCAGCATAAATCAGCTTACAGAACCGATTGTGCAGGAGATGATACAGAGACAGTCAGAACTTGAAATATCATCTCATACTCTTGAAAACAAAGCTACAGTTATTGACTGCGGGGTAAATGTCAGGGGAAGTTATCAGGCCGGACTAATGTACGTAAAGGCATGCCTTGGCGGACTTGCAACTGCCGGGATTACAACAGGCCATATTAACGGAATCCCTTTTCCTTTTCTTGACCTGACAATACAGCATCCTCCTGTTGCATGTCTTGGATCACAGAAAGCCGGATGGATTATAAAGACTGACAGTTATTCTGCTATGGCTTCAGGCCCTGCAAGGGCACTTGCCAAAAAGCCAAAAAAGACCTACAGTAGTATTGGCTATAGTGATGTATCAGAGACTGCTGTGATAGCACTTGAATCTGACAGATTTCCTGATATAAATACCCTGGATTATATAGCTGAAATCTGTGGTATAGAACCTTCAGGACTGACAGTTCTGATTGCACCAATAAATTCCCTTGTTGGATCAATCCAGATCTCCGGAAGAGTTGTAACGATGGTTCTCCATTCACTTGAGGAGAATGGTTCAGATCTTAACCTTATAAGGTATGCCACCGGACGTTCACCCATTGCTCCGGTGAAGAAGAACAGGATGGAGGCTATGGGAACAACAAATGACTGTAATATATATTATGGCTCTGTGTGCCTGACAACTGACAGATATGATCCTGTATATGAAAAGCTGATTTCTCAGTCATCGCCGGACTATGGCAGGCCCTTTTATCGCATATTTAAGGAGGCAGGGTATGACTTCCTGAAAATTGACTCAAAACTTGCATTCTCGCCTGCTGAAATTACAGTTAACGACTGCTCAACAGGAGAGATTTTCAGCTTCGGTTCTTTAAACGGGGATGTAATTCTGGAATCATTCGGCCTGCATTAA
- a CDS encoding bile acid:sodium symporter family protein translates to MFTGQILLGLIYLFIISSMFSIGLGLSFKSIEKALLKKGVLTASLFINLLLIPLIAVVLTVILNIRGNIMYGFLAMACAPGASYAPRITEAANGDVGHSTGLMFLLCTLAVFTTPFTLMLIIPESTAIDPWPVVKTLLIIQIIPILAGMLLRAEKPAIADRLSGFAFWASNLSGAVVIVLSLTMIFISESNQGLFSEITGTGGVIAIIMITAVSIIISYYAGGVTTEEKRSMAISSANRNAGVAFLIALSSFESVHTALIIIIIFIIIQTLFTGILAIKWLRNDMKAGKKTIISGGY, encoded by the coding sequence GTGTTTACGGGCCAGATATTACTTGGACTGATATATCTCTTTATTATATCCTCTATGTTTTCAATCGGACTTGGATTATCCTTTAAAAGCATTGAAAAAGCACTTTTAAAAAAGGGTGTCCTCACTGCATCCCTCTTCATCAATCTGCTGCTGATTCCGCTTATTGCAGTAGTTCTGACAGTAATTCTCAATATTCGGGGTAACATAATGTATGGATTTCTGGCAATGGCGTGTGCGCCCGGTGCGTCATATGCTCCAAGAATTACAGAAGCTGCAAATGGTGATGTCGGGCATTCAACCGGACTGATGTTTCTCTTATGTACTCTTGCAGTTTTCACAACTCCTTTCACCCTGATGTTGATAATTCCTGAATCAACGGCAATAGATCCCTGGCCGGTAGTAAAAACACTTTTAATTATTCAGATAATCCCGATTCTGGCAGGTATGCTTCTGAGAGCAGAAAAACCGGCGATTGCTGACCGGCTCTCCGGTTTTGCGTTCTGGGCTTCTAATCTGTCCGGGGCGGTGGTGATTGTATTATCCCTTACAATGATATTTATTTCCGAGTCAAACCAGGGTTTATTCTCTGAAATTACAGGCACAGGCGGGGTAATTGCAATTATTATGATTACAGCAGTATCAATAATAATATCATATTACGCAGGGGGAGTTACTACAGAAGAGAAGAGATCAATGGCAATAAGTTCTGCAAACAGAAATGCAGGGGTTGCTTTTCTTATAGCACTGAGCAGTTTTGAATCTGTCCATACAGCATTAATTATCATTATAATTTTCATTATAATTCAGACTTTGTTCACCGGAATTCTGGCGATAAAATGGCTTAGAAATGATATGAAGGCCGGTAAAAAGACGATTATCTCAGGTGGTTATTAG
- a CDS encoding U32 family peptidase, with translation MKKTELLAPAGDWSCLKTAVLNGADAVYFGIKNMNMRDNAGNFEISELPVIMHYLHDNNKSGYLTLNTIFYNHELKKLEKVVMAAKSAGVDAIICWDMAVFDLAKKAGMSVHISTQASVSNYQAFKFYADLGAERIILARECSLSDISEISRLARADRLNCEIETFIHGAMCVSMSGRCFLSADTFGKSANRGQCLQPCRRLYRITDVEEEDNSYILGHNFVLSPKDLCSVEILPELVDAGISSFKIEGRIRPPEYVKTTVSCYRKALDAVYDGNYSPELAGELKEKLAKAYNRGFSQGFYKGLEKDWISSGPSATESKMYCGEVVKYYRKIEVAEILIRAGSLKTGDKILIYGRTTPADYNIVDEIQIEHKKVESAVKGQNCGIKIPFTVRPKDKIFIIRDAEE, from the coding sequence ATGAAAAAGACTGAACTGCTGGCACCTGCCGGTGACTGGTCCTGCCTGAAGACGGCTGTTTTAAATGGTGCGGATGCTGTATATTTCGGCATTAAAAATATGAATATGCGGGATAATGCCGGCAATTTTGAGATCAGTGAGCTGCCGGTGATTATGCATTATCTGCATGATAATAATAAATCAGGGTATCTGACACTGAATACTATTTTTTACAACCATGAACTAAAAAAGCTTGAAAAAGTTGTTATGGCTGCAAAATCAGCCGGTGTGGACGCTATAATCTGCTGGGATATGGCAGTATTTGATCTGGCGAAAAAAGCCGGAATGTCTGTTCATATTTCAACGCAGGCAAGTGTTTCAAATTACCAGGCATTTAAGTTTTATGCGGATTTGGGGGCCGAAAGAATAATTCTGGCGAGAGAATGTTCACTATCAGACATATCTGAAATAAGCAGGCTTGCCAGAGCCGACAGACTAAACTGTGAAATTGAAACATTTATTCATGGTGCCATGTGCGTCAGTATGTCAGGGAGGTGTTTTCTCTCTGCCGATACATTCGGCAAATCTGCAAACCGCGGGCAGTGCCTCCAGCCATGCAGGCGGCTGTACAGAATAACGGATGTTGAAGAGGAGGATAATTCGTATATTTTAGGCCATAATTTTGTTCTCAGTCCAAAGGATCTATGCTCAGTTGAAATTCTCCCCGAGCTTGTTGATGCCGGAATCAGTTCCTTTAAAATTGAAGGAAGAATAAGACCGCCGGAATACGTTAAAACCACAGTCTCCTGCTACAGAAAAGCTCTTGATGCAGTTTATGACGGCAATTACAGCCCGGAACTTGCCGGGGAGCTTAAAGAGAAACTTGCAAAGGCATATAACCGCGGTTTCTCACAGGGATTTTACAAAGGCCTTGAAAAAGACTGGATTAGCAGCGGGCCATCTGCAACTGAGTCTAAAATGTATTGCGGCGAGGTTGTGAAGTACTACAGGAAAATAGAGGTTGCCGAAATTCTTATTCGTGCCGGAAGCCTGAAAACGGGGGATAAAATTCTTATTTACGGCAGGACAACTCCGGCAGATTACAATATAGTTGATGAAATACAGATTGAACATAAAAAAGTAGAGTCTGCCGTAAAAGGCCAGAACTGCGGGATAAAAATACCTTTTACAGTCCGGCCAAAGGATAAAATATTCATAATCAGAGACGCGGAAGAGTAA
- a CDS encoding ArsR/SmtB family transcription factor, with translation MSEDVIVLEPGDERAKKIGKAMSSPTSGEIISLLQSGDMTLSDITDKLGIPMTTAKYHVENLLDSGMIEVRRIKYSEKGREVKVYGASGQVVIVSAGNRDLRSLLLKYASVFGLLILASLFVIGISGVIPGMISSDFNQGSYPDAAYFYSPGYDDSEALPAAAVSENYSGGGGGYSDSGVTKEPAVPEPVIAKDAVPPEMPEGSQKSEVQAYAAAYENGNEVQVEVVSGDAAGKDTGDLGAAMLTARSADADSGFAGASDNSGDNSRPSNLVHMMVLSFFSGGCLVLVVLMLYEALIWRKEKIFWQEYNSNSKKYTAYPGDNKSDDRSSKGSADEDSEPESESEQVHEP, from the coding sequence ATGTCTGAGGATGTCATAGTTTTAGAGCCTGGTGATGAGAGAGCCAAAAAGATAGGCAAGGCGATGTCCAGTCCTACTTCCGGCGAGATTATCTCTCTTCTCCAGTCAGGAGATATGACTCTCTCGGATATTACTGATAAACTTGGCATTCCAATGACGACTGCCAAGTATCATGTTGAAAATCTTCTTGATTCAGGCATGATTGAGGTCAGAAGAATAAAATACAGTGAAAAGGGCCGTGAAGTCAAGGTTTACGGGGCATCCGGGCAGGTTGTGATCGTCTCTGCCGGAAACAGGGATCTTCGATCTCTTCTTTTAAAGTATGCCTCGGTCTTTGGCCTTCTTATTCTTGCTTCTCTGTTTGTTATTGGTATTTCAGGCGTTATTCCGGGTATGATCTCTTCAGATTTCAATCAGGGTTCCTATCCGGATGCAGCGTACTTTTATTCTCCGGGTTATGATGACTCTGAAGCACTGCCTGCCGCAGCTGTGTCTGAGAACTACAGCGGTGGCGGTGGTGGCTATAGTGATTCCGGCGTGACAAAAGAGCCTGCTGTGCCTGAACCGGTTATTGCGAAGGATGCAGTACCTCCTGAAATGCCGGAAGGCAGTCAGAAATCCGAAGTGCAGGCATATGCTGCTGCATATGAAAATGGCAATGAGGTACAGGTTGAGGTTGTCAGCGGGGATGCAGCAGGTAAGGATACAGGCGATTTAGGGGCAGCCATGCTTACTGCCAGATCTGCTGATGCGGATTCAGGTTTTGCAGGCGCTTCAGATAATTCAGGAGATAATTCCCGGCCTTCAAATCTGGTCCATATGATGGTTCTCTCATTCTTCTCTGGAGGATGCCTTGTATTGGTGGTTCTGATGCTTTATGAGGCTTTAATCTGGAGAAAAGAGAAGATTTTCTGGCAGGAATACAACAGTAACAGTAAAAAATATACTGCATATCCCGGGGATAATAAATCAGATGACCGCAGCAGTAAAGGTAGTGCAGATGAGGATTCAGAACCGGAATCTGAATCTGAACAGGTTCATGAGCCGTGA